One genomic window of Paraburkholderia phytofirmans PsJN includes the following:
- a CDS encoding cold-shock protein yields MATGTVKWFNDAKGFGFITPDDGGEDLFAHFSEVQGSGFKSLQENQKVTFEVKQGPKGKQAANIQPA; encoded by the coding sequence ATGGCAACAGGTACTGTGAAGTGGTTTAACGATGCAAAGGGCTTTGGCTTCATCACGCCGGACGACGGCGGCGAAGACCTGTTCGCGCACTTTTCGGAAGTTCAAGGCAGCGGCTTCAAGTCCCTGCAGGAAAACCAAAAGGTGACGTTTGAAGTTAAGCAAGGCCCGAAGGGCAAGCAAGCTGCGAACATCCAGCCGGCCTAA